Within Pelotomaculum schinkii, the genomic segment TGAAATTCATCCAGGGAGCGTATCGGCACTTTGACTACCTTGCGCCCGTCGTGCATAATAATACTTTCTTCACTGACAATATCGGCAAGGTTCTTTTTTATAGCGTCCCGTACCTTTTCCTGGTGCCGCTGCCGGTCAATCTCCCCCTTGCGGTGAAGCGACCAGTCCTCCCGGGAGATGACGAAGTTGGTTTTGGCCATGGCGCTTCCTCCCTATCGGTTCAGCAGGCTGCCGACATATCTCAATAATTCATTGGCACAGGTCGGGCAGTACCCGTGCTCAGCTATCAATCTGGCGCTAACCTCATTGATCCGCTTCAACTGTCCGGCATCCGGCGTCTTTGTAGAAGTCGTTATTTTGACCACGTCCTTGAGGTCGGCAAACAGTTTTTTCTCAATAGCTTCCCGCAGGCGTTCATGCGAGCTGTAATTAAAACGCCTGTTTTTACGGGCGTAGCTGGAGAGCCTGATCAAAATTTCCTCCCGGAAAGACTTCTTGGCGCTTTCAGAGATACCGATTTGCTCCTCAATGGATCGCATCAACTTTTCATCCGGATCCATTTCCTCGTCGGTCAGGGGATCCTTGATCTTTACACCGTTGCAGAATGCTTCAACATTGTCGAGGTAGTTATCGAACAACACTTTGGCCGATTCCTCGTAAGCGTAGACAAAAGCTCTCTGGACTTCCTTCTTGGCCATTTCATCATATTCTTTGCGCGCCACAGAAATGAAATTGAGCAACCGGTCCTTCTCTTCTTTGGTAATGGATGGATGCTGATCAAGCCCTTCCTTCAGCGCCCGCAACACGTCAAGCGGGTTGATGCACTGAGTGGAGGTGCGAATCAGAGCCGATGAGAGCCGGTTGATCACATAACGGGGATCGACACCGCTCATACCCTCGTCGATTGCCTCAACCTGGAGTTCATGAAGATCTTTTTGTTTGAAACCTTCGACATCCTCACCGTCGTACAGTTTCATCTTTTTGACCAGATCCATACCCTGCTTCTTGGACTCCTTGAGCCGGGTCATAACCGAGAAGATGCTAGCCACCCGCAAAGCGTGGGGGGCGATATGGATGCTGCGCAGGTCACTTTGCCCGATCAGCTTCTCGTAAATTTTTATTTCATCGCTAACCCGCAAGTTGTACGGAATTTTCAGGACGATAATGCGGGACTGAAGGGCTTCGTTCTTTTTGTTGCTGATGAAAGCCTTATACTCGTTTTCGTTGGTGTGAGCCACAACCAGTTCATCCGCGTAAATAAGCGCGAAACGGCCGGCTTTGAAGTTGCCTTCCTGAGACAGGCTTAAAAGGTTCCAAAGGAATTTCTCATCGCATTTGAGCATCTCCTGGAATTCCATCAAGCCCCGGTTGGCAATGTTCAGTTCACCGTCAAAGCGGTAGGCGCGAGGATCCGATTCCGAGCCGTACTCGGCAATAGTGGAAAAATCCACGCTTCCGGTAAGGTCGGCGATATCCTGGGATTTGGGATCCGAAGGTGTAAAGGTCCCGATACCCACCCGGTTGTCCTCGGACAAAAATATTCTCTCCACCGGTATTTTCTCAATTTTACCATTGTACTCCTGATCGACCATCATCCGGCAGGAAGGACATAGTTCCCCTTCAATATAAACTCCGTAGGTCTTTTGAAAATCTCCCCTGAGTTCTTTGGGGATCAAGTGCAACGGCTCCTCGTGCATGGGACAGCCTTTAATCGCGTAAAGGCTCCCGCGTTCTTCACGGCTGTATTTCTCCAGACCTCGCTTCAACATGGCCACCAGGGTTGATTTTCCGCCGCTGACAGGCCCCATTAACAGCAGGATCCGTTTGCGTACATCCAGACGCCGCGCGGCCGGGTGAAAATATTCTTCCACCAGTTTTTCCAGTGTCTTGTCAAGACCAAATAGTTCCGAGGAAAAGAAAGTATAGTGTTTTACGCCTTCTTTTTCCTCCACCCCGGCATCCTTGATCATTGAATAAAGCCTGGCATGGGCAAGCTGTGACACATACGGCCTTTCTTTTAAGATGGCAATATAATCCTGGAACGTTCCCTCCCAGGTAATCTGTTTTTCTAAGGAGCGGTATTCTTCCAAACGCCGCAGGAAGTCCATCGTCTTCACTCCTTCCCTTTGTATTTAGACTTTCTCGATACTGTCAGACGGGTTAATAATGCTACATTATATGCAAAGCGGTTAAAAAGAAGAATGTTGGTACAAGTATTAGCGCCACCAGGAGACATTTTTTGTCTTTTTATTTGCATAGGGTTTACAGACCAGCAAAGCAATCGCCATCCGCCACGCCAGTTACACATTACAAACTATTAAGAGCACACAAAAAAGGCCACAATAATTTTGCGGCCTTCCGTCATGACATAAAGCTTACTCTATAATCCTACATGCAATCTCGATAATTGTGGATGCGAATTAATATTCAAATAGTTTTGCAGCCCAATATAAAATGTGAGTGTATCTCAATGGCAAAGGTTATTGTTAACTGGGTCACGAAAAGCCTTTGGGGTAGTGGGCTTGGGGTTATCCTTCGCTCTCTTCGCAATTCTCCATTTGTGCATCAAGAGCGTCATACCGACCGCATCTGCAGACAGCCATCCGGTAGCTACGCGCTATTTAAGCTTTTCTGCAAGCAACACACGCGCTAAGGAACGCACCCAGGTGCTCCGTTCGCTCCAGATAACCCCAAGCCCGCATGTCAAGCCTTTTCGAGAACAATGTTTGTAAGTGAAACAGAGGTGTTCTCCGTTCTGCCGTTCTCGAAAAGTCTCTGGGGTAGTGGGCTTGGGGTTATCCTCCGCTCTCTTCGCAATTCTCCATTTGCGCATCAAGATCGTCGTACCGACCGCATCTGCAGACTGCCATCCGGTAGCTACGCGCTATTTAAGCTTTTCTGCAAGCTACACACGCGCTAAGGAACGCACCCAGGTGCTCCGTTCGCTCCGGAAAACCCCAAGCCCGCAAGTCAAGCCTTTTCGAGAACTCAGTTAACAAATTTTCATTGGTATTATCCGATTTCACTACCAGATAACCGGTACGACCACCTTATCAAGCTCCTCTCCATCTTTCGGGCTGATCCAAAACACCTCCACCTTGCCGCTGCCCGTTGTGGGGGGCGTAAACGGCAGCGAAAACACGAAGTCTCCGCGGCCCGGCGCGCCCTCGCTGGCAGTAGCATACCCCCGGGCCAGTTCTTTGCCTGAATCATCTATAATCCTGGCATTCACCGTAGCCTCAAAAACCCTCGCGCTGCCCCGGATTTGCACGGGGGACGCTATTTTCTGACCGGGTTCAGGAGAGGTCACCCAAATGACCGGCTCATAAACTGAGGATACATCTCTTTTAAAGGGCTGGGTATAGAGACCGACATGACCCCACCAATCCTTTGTTCTTTCATCCAGCTTACCCTCTACCAAAAAAGAGACCTGCTTAATCTCCGGGAACTCGGTCAGAGTATTTACGATGCTCTGGATACCCAGAGCTTCCCCCGCAGCCCCCACGTTGGCCTTCAGTACCTCACTTGAAAAGTCGACACTGGCATTCCCGTCCTTAAGAGAGATGCCCCTGATTTTCGTTTCAGGCGGGAGCACCCCCGCTGCGCCCGGGGTCTTCGGGCTGCCCTTGATAAGCTCTTCCAGGGCGGCTTTGGCCACTTCGCTGGTATAAGGGACCTGGTGCACTTCGCGGACCAGGTAGGCGTCTTTATCGGTAATTTTGACGTAGTACAAGGCCAGATTCAATGATTGCTGAGCAGGTAAATCTTCTTCCTGCCCTTGAGGCGCGCCACCCGGCGCAACCTGCCCGGAACCCTTGCCGCCAAAAAGTGTACAACCGCTTAGCAATAATAATACTAAGAGTAACGCCGCCAGGGTGGCGGCAGCCCTGAT encodes:
- a CDS encoding PrkA family serine protein kinase, coding for MDFLRRLEEYRSLEKQITWEGTFQDYIAILKERPYVSQLAHARLYSMIKDAGVEEKEGVKHYTFFSSELFGLDKTLEKLVEEYFHPAARRLDVRKRILLLMGPVSGGKSTLVAMLKRGLEKYSREERGSLYAIKGCPMHEEPLHLIPKELRGDFQKTYGVYIEGELCPSCRMMVDQEYNGKIEKIPVERIFLSEDNRVGIGTFTPSDPKSQDIADLTGSVDFSTIAEYGSESDPRAYRFDGELNIANRGLMEFQEMLKCDEKFLWNLLSLSQEGNFKAGRFALIYADELVVAHTNENEYKAFISNKKNEALQSRIIVLKIPYNLRVSDEIKIYEKLIGQSDLRSIHIAPHALRVASIFSVMTRLKESKKQGMDLVKKMKLYDGEDVEGFKQKDLHELQVEAIDEGMSGVDPRYVINRLSSALIRTSTQCINPLDVLRALKEGLDQHPSITKEEKDRLLNFISVARKEYDEMAKKEVQRAFVYAYEESAKVLFDNYLDNVEAFCNGVKIKDPLTDEEMDPDEKLMRSIEEQIGISESAKKSFREEILIRLSSYARKNRRFNYSSHERLREAIEKKLFADLKDVVKITTSTKTPDAGQLKRINEVSARLIAEHGYCPTCANELLRYVGSLLNR
- a CDS encoding Gmad2 immunoglobulin-like domain-containing protein, yielding MNWSTLKTIRAAATLAALLLVLLLLSGCTLFGGKGSGQVAPGGAPQGQEEDLPAQQSLNLALYYVKITDKDAYLVREVHQVPYTSEVAKAALEELIKGSPKTPGAAGVLPPETKIRGISLKDGNASVDFSSEVLKANVGAAGEALGIQSIVNTLTEFPEIKQVSFLVEGKLDERTKDWWGHVGLYTQPFKRDVSSVYEPVIWVTSPEPGQKIASPVQIRGSARVFEATVNARIIDDSGKELARGYATASEGAPGRGDFVFSLPFTPPTTGSGKVEVFWISPKDGEELDKVVVPVIW